Genomic segment of Oncorhynchus keta strain PuntledgeMale-10-30-2019 chromosome 12, Oket_V2, whole genome shotgun sequence:
ccaactccatattaatgcccatgattttagaatatgttcaacgagcaggtgtcccagacatttggtcatgtagtgtatcttggTTAGCCTCTATGGAATGTACTAGAAAGTGTCTGCTTGAACGTCTTGTGTAATGTGATGCCAATTCATCCCCTGCAGCAGAGAGAAATGCAGTGAAGGCTCCCACTGCCAAGAAACAGAAACAACAGCGTCCTCGCAAGGAGAAAGCCCAGCAGCACACCTTCAGCCACCCTCTTCTAGCATCATCCTTGAAGGTGGGCCACGCTTTACATACTGTGAACTTTATATTTGCCATATTTAGGCATACTCTGCCTATCTAATCAATTCTAAAAACCATCTCACAGGCCACAGTCTTGTGTAGTGCTCATCCAACAATGCTCACAGAACATAATGTAATGAcaggtctgtgtgtctctctctctcttctctctgtctctctgtctctctctctgtccccccagaGTCACAGTGGAAATGTGACGTCCCTGGACTTCAGCAGCAACGGAAAGTACCTAGCCACCTGTGCTGACGACCGCACTGTCAGGATATGGAGCACCAAGGAATTCCTGGACAGAGACCACAAATGTCTGAGGGCCAACTTAGAGCTGGACCATGCCACATTGGTCCGTTTCAGCCCTGATTCAAGGTATATTTAtatatgtgcacacacacacgcactcttgTCCATAACAAagggtacagttgaagtcggaagtttacatacaccttagccatatacatttaaactcagtttttcacaattcctgacatttaatcagagtaaaaactccctgtcttaggtcagttaggatcaccacattattttacgaatgttaaatgtcagaataatagtagagagaatgatttacttcagcttttatttattttatcacattctcagtggtttagaagtttacatacactcaattagtatttggtagcattacctttaacttcttacggctgagattccgttaacgggatcgatatgacaacagccagtgaaagtgcagggtgtcaaattcaaacaacagaaatctcataattaaaattcctcaaacatagaagtattttacacaattttaaagatcggaaatctgtatttttgggtgccgattaattaaaaataaaatatatatatatttttaatacctttttatttaactaggcaagtcagttaagaacgcattcttatttccaatgactgcctaggaactgtgggttaactgccttgttcaggggcagggggcagaacgacagatgttcaccttgtcagcttaggGGTTCCAATCTTGtaaccgcacagttaactagtccaacgctctaaccattacaCTCCACAAGTAGCCTGCCTGTAACacaaatgcagtagaagccaaggtaaattgctagctagcattaaacttatcttataaaaaacaatcaatcataatcactagttataactactaatccagtttagcaggcattATTAACCAGGTAAAactgtgtcatttctcttgcgttcattgcacgcagagtcagggtatatgcaacagtttgggctgcctggctcattgtgaactaatttgccagaattttacgtaattatggcatacattgaaggttgggcaatgtaacaagaatatttagacttagggatgccacccgttagataaaataccgaacggttccgtatttcactgaaataaacgttttgttttcaaaatgatagtttacggattcgatcatattaatgatcaaaggctcgtatttctgtgtgttatgttataattaagtctgatttgatagagcagtctgactgagcagcagcaggcaggcccataatcattcattcaaacagcactttcgtatGTTTTGCCAgaagctcttcgcaagcacagcgctgtttatgacttcaagcctatcagcctaatggctggtgtaaccaatgtgaaatggctaggtagttagctgggtgtgcacGAATACTGTTttaaacgtcactcgcttttagatttggaggagttattccccttgcgctgcaagggccacagattttgtggagcgatgggtaatgcttcgagtgtggctgttgtcgatgtgttcctggttcgagcccaggtaggggtgaggagggggaaggaagctatactgttacactggcaatactatagtgcctataagaacatccaatagtcaaaggtatatgaaatacaaatggtatagagacaaatagtcctataaatacgaTATTCACTACAatctaaaacctcttaccttggaatattgaagtctcatgttaaaaggaatcaccaactttcatatgttctcatgttctgagcaaggaactcaaacgttagcttttttacacggcacatattgcacttttacttctccaacactttgtttttgcattatttaaaccaaattgaacatgtttcattatttatttgaggctaaattgatttaattgatgttttatattaagttaaaatgagTGTTAATTCActattgttgcaattgtcattattacacctttttttattttaaatcggCCGACTTAATCGGTATCGggtttttttgtgggggggggggcctccaataatcggtatcggcgttgaaaaatcataatcggtcaacctctaatatttatatccaaaaatctcagtttacattggcgcgttacgttcagtaatgttttgctttcaaaacatccggtgattttgcagagagccacatcaatttacagaaatactcataataactaTTGatcaaagatacaagtgttatgcatggaactttagataaacttctccttaatgcaaccgctgtgtcagatttcaaataagctttaccgaaaaagcacaccatgctataatctgagtacagcgctcagagaccaaaacaagccatacagatatctgccatgttgtggagtcaacagaagtcagaaatagcattataaatattcacttacatttgatgatcttcatcagaatgcactcccaggaatcccagctccgcaataaatgtttgttttgtttggtaTCCTAtcgtccataatttatgtccaaatacctcctttttgttcgcgcctttagttcacaaatccaaattcacgaTGCGCaggccagacgaaaagtcaaattccattacagttcgtagaaacatgtcaaacgatgtatagaatcaatctttaggatgcttttaacataaatcttcaataatgtttcaaccagCGCGCCTGACTGAGCTCATGGCCTTCAGGCAGACCCTTTACCCCATCAGCTCTTATTCTCtcctcacagtagaagcctgaaacaaggttctaaagactgttgacatctagtggaagccttaggaagtgcaatcggaccaaattTACACGATGttggataggcaaagagttgaaaaactacaaacctcagatttcccacttcctggttggattttttctcaggtttttgcctgccatatgagttctgttatactcacagacataattcaaacagtttcagagactttttttctatccaaatatactaataatatgcatatctttgcttctgggcctgagtagcaggcagtttactctaggcaccttattcatccaagctactcaatactgccccccagccataagaagttacattttttttaacttgggtcaaatgttttggttagccttccacaagcttcccacaataagttgggtgaattttggcccattcctcctgacagagctgtgtaactgagtcagatttgtaggcctctttgcttgcacatgctttttcagttttgccttGTTCTGATGGCCACTactataccttgactttgttgtccttaagccattttgccacaactttggaagtatgcttggggtcattgtccatttggaagacccatttgtgaacaagctttaacttcctgactgatgtcttttgatgttgcttcaatatatccacatcattttctttcctcatgatgacaactattttgtgaagtgcaccagtccctcctgcggcaaagcacccccacaacatgatgctgccacccccgtacttcacggttgggatggggttcttcggcttgcaagcctcccccttttcctccaccTTTTTCCGCCAAACAttacaatggtcattatggccaaacagttctatttttgtttcatcagaccagaggacatttctccagaaagtatgatctttgttcccatgtgcagttgtaaaccgtagtctgggtttttatggtggttttggagcagtggctttttccttgctgagcggcctttcagattatgttgatattggactcattttactgtagatatagatacttttgtacctggtttctccacaaagtcctttgctgttgttctgggattgatttgcacttttcgcaccaaagtatgctcatctctaggagacagaacgcgtctccttcctgagcggtatgacggctgtgtggtcccatggtgtttatactggcgTGCTATTgtgtgtacagatgaacgtggtaccatcAGGCGTTTgtgaattgctcccaaggatgaaccagacttgtggaggtctacaatttattttctgaggtcttggctgatttcttttgattttccccacaatgtcaagcgaagaggcattgagtttgaaggtaggccttgaaatatatccacaggtacacctctaattgactcaatgtgtcaattagactatcagaagcttgtaaagccatgccataattttatggaattttccaagctgtttaaaggcagtcaacttagtgtatgtaaacttctgacccaaggaattgtgatacagtgaaataatctgtcagtaaacaattgttggaaaaattacttgtcatgcacaaagtagatgtcctaaccgacttgccaaaactatagtttgtggagtggttgaaaaatgagttttaatgactccaccctaagtgtatgtaaagttctgacttcaactgtatatatagatAGGTGGATAGAACCTCTTGTCTTTCTATACTTGCTCTGTCTTGGTATGAAGGGCCTTCATTACTTGGCTGGCTAACGGAGATACCATTCGCATCTTCAAGATGACCAAGAAGGATGATGGGAGCTTCACTTTCAAAGCTGCCCCTGAAGACTTCCCAAAGAAACACAAGGCCAATGTCATCAATATCGGCATCGCAGAGACTGGTATGATGGCTAAATGTATTCAGGCTGAATGATTAAAAGTCAGGAAGATGTGACTGCGTGATATGCAGTTTTTTAAAGTTATGAATGTTATAAGTTATGGAAGAGACCCTTGTTCCAGTTGTTGCCTAAACTCTCATCGCTCTCCCTTTTTTGTTTTCTGTGTTCCAGGCAAATTCATCATGAGTGCCTCCACCGACACCAACATCCTCATCTGGGACCTGAAAGGAGAGGTACTGGCTTCTATAATCACCAACCAGATGACCAACTCTTACGCTGCCATTTCACCCTGTGGAAGGTCAGTACAGTcccctaagtgtgtgtgtgtgtggggggggtatagCTAATGGTATAGCTAATGTAATTGTGCTCTCGGGTAAATACATTTTGGATGATTTTGTCTTCAGGTTTGTGGCTTCCTGTGGCTTCACTCCTGACGTGAAGGTATGGGAGGTGTGCTTCGGGAAGGGTGGTGACTTCAAAGAGGTGAGCCGCGCCTTCGACCTGAAGGGCCATTCAGCAGGGGTCCACTCCTTTGCCTTCTCTAACGACTCACGCAGGTAAGGTATGCATTGCCTGGTATCCTATCGAAACATCAATGGTTGATTTCCATGAATGACATTATGATTACATTCCCCATTGATATTTTAAACTGTCTCCGATTTCCCTCAGAATGGCCACCGTTTCCAAGGATGGCACTTGGCGGCTGTGGGACACAGACGTGGAGTACAAGAAGCAACAAGACCCTTACCTCCTGAAGTCGGTGCCTTGCCAGTCGTCGGAAGGCAGCCGGGTGGCCCTGTCGCCAGACGCCCGCGTGGTGGCTATCTCCAACGGCTGCAGCGTGGCCATGTACAGCACATCCACTGGTCAGCTGGAGGAGGAGTTCCACGGAGTCCACAGCGAGGAGATCACCGAGCTGAGGTTTGACATCAACAGCCGCTACCTGGTGTGCAGCGGGGACCGGGCGGTACGTGTGTTCTACAATGCGCCAGGTTACCGTGCAGCCATCCAGGACATGCAAGCCATGCTAAAGAACGCCCAGAACGAGGGTATGAAACAAAGGCTGCAGCAGCAGATACAGGAGGCGCAGAGCACGCTAGACACTGTGCTCACGGCACCCAAGGACTGAAGAACTAAAGATCCTGTGTAgatccctctttctatctttctcacACTGCCTCTTCACAGAAAGGCCTGCAATTCGACTCCTGTCAGGGATGTGGCATTTGCATGCTGGTTTTAATAAATCATGTGTTTCTACAGAAATATGGCTCTGTTTTGTTTTTTGAATGCTCTGCCTGCCTCCAAAAATACTATTTGTTACCTCTATACTTGGACCAGTAATACTACTTTAGGAGAATTTGCTTTGACTCTGGTGGTCTTTgtatcttaaaaaaaaaaaaaatagttgtGCCTCTGCTcatttactcagtactggtaatccctgtatatagcctcgttattgttattttattgttgctctttttcttttttactttagttgatttattaaatatttGCTTAACTCGAAtgtttcttaactgcattgttagttcagggctagtaagtaagcacttcacggtaTTTGGCGCATGCGACAAATGCAATTTAATTTGATAATAGGGCCAGAATCCTGCTGGGGTGTCTTGTCTTTCTACGGTTCCTAAACTAACAATAAAGCTTAGGGATGCCACAGTGTAACTACAATGTAACAAGTGACCCCAGCTGGTAACTTCACGTAACACATGCAAATTTAGGGAGGGCGTTCTATGAGAACATGAAGTGAATGGATCCCGAAAGCTCGCGAGAGTCAGGGAGCAGGATGGAGAGCTAAACCAAAGTAtttataactaaaccaagatagtTAATCTGTGTCGTTTACAGTGAGAGCAAATTAAGCATTATTGGCAGAATTAGCAAGGAGGTGGGCAAAGCCAAACACtagctagcgagatcctattggtgcATTGTAGTTTATATTTGCATATTTAGTGAAGTGCGCAAACTCAATTCGACCTTGAACTCCTAAACAACGCAAGTGTCAAGTCTACAAATTCGTGCACTATGTTCGTAACAGattgtagttttgggaacagaaaaatATTTTGAGATCAgatgtttcatcgatgagaaaatTAGCAGAATGACGGCTCAGTTTCACCTAGTTCCATACTTTCCCACTACCCGCTACTggacttcctctcactaccatatttggtggtGAGAAAACGTTTTAAACGGATGCTTCAGCTTTATAGCCACTGTGACGTGTCTGGGTTACCCCTTCTGTCTGTCGTTTAACAGTCTGTCGGAGGCAAATCAAACTAAAACCAAGCACAAACATGTCTGGACGCTCGGTTCGCGCTGAGACACGAAGCCGTGCTAAAGATGACATGAAGAAGGTCATGGCGGTCATTGAGAGGGTCAGAAGATGGTAAGCACAACACTGTTTATTTGTGTGAAAGATCATAAAAGATTGCATATACAAAGTTCAGCGACAGGGAGGCGTGGTTTGAGACAAAATGACAGTGAAAGACCGAGAGCACAACCAATGAGAATCATTGTGAAGCTTTCTCCCTCAAGACAAGTGGCTTTTCATCAAGAGGCGGACTCAAAAGTAGGATTTGAGTAAACCTAGTTAGCTAATATGAATGGACAGACAGACTAGGAAGCAAGTATGCAGTGACAGTCATGTAGTAATCAATAAGATGCTAGCCAACCATAGCCAGTGAGGTGTATCCTTGCTCATTTGTAGCAGCTTTCACTAATAGCATCTCACTCTATGGAAGGGATATTTAAACAGGTGCACTTGACCCTTGAACCATTTGAATGTAATGGAGCGCAATCACATTGTTTTCTACAGGGAGAAGAAATGGGTGACTGTCGGGGACACATCTTTGAGGATATTCAAATGGGTGCCAGTGGTGGATACAAAGGAAGCAAGTTATTTTCTTATTCAATAAGCTAGCTATGTCAGTTTCTAATGTGTTGCTACCTAAAAATGCAGTGTTTGAATTTGATTTATCTTCTTGTAGAAGGAGAAGAGTAAGGCAGTCCCGGTTGGGGCAGTCAGGGAGCTGAATTGCTTCTCCACAGATCCAGCCTCAGAAAACCCACACTCAAGTCTTCTGGATTTTCATGGTAAGGATGTAAAACAGTTTTGAGTGACATATGACCTCACCATATCTTGGCCTTGAGCTTTCTCCATTTCCTgaactctcttcctctccagatgAGAACAGTAACCAGAGCTCCTTGTCTGATGTGTACCAGCCCAaagtgaacagcagcagtaactccaGCCCCCAGCTCAGTGAACCTCTTAGCCCGAAGAATCTGTGTGACTTCCGCACAGACGACTCCCAGCCCCCCACTCTGGGCCAGGAGATCATGGAGGGTGAGATAGGCTGACAGACCGACAGATGCACATGTGCACACTTATTCAATTTTTCTGATTTCAATAAGATCAAATATATCTTTATATTATTTAGAGGTTAAGTAAATATACATTTTTGGTTTTCAGATTCGTCATTGCCAAGTGAATTGGCTGACGAACCTCCTTTGCTGATTAAAGAGGACCTGTTGCCCCTCACTGCTCAGGTAAAGCACATCTAACATCTCAAtgatcattccactttgacaccACAGCTTTGTCACTCAAACTATTTACTTTCAAGACTGTTTAATACACCACAACAGACTCATAGGTTGTCCAACAATATACTCAgaacagcatacattaaactgataaAACATGGATTCAAACAAACCTGACTGTATTTCCCCacacaggaggaagaggagtgttCTGGAGCGCCACCACTGAAGAGAGTGTGTTTTGAGCAGAACTCAGTCCTGCAGAGCTCCCCCATGATGAGCTCCTCCATGACGACCTAACACACACTGCAGTTAGCATCCGGGTCGGGCCCAATTCACTTAAGGCATTTTGTTGAATCTCGTTTTGTGATTTGGAAAAATTATCGTTTTCAATGAGGACACTTCTGGTTCACGAATTGAACTCTCAACAAACTTCCtgaatttgaattgatttgaacCCGGCCCTGCTTAGCTTTTAGTCAGCGAGTTGCACGACCACCAGTCTATCCTCCGATGACTGCAATAGACACCATTTTAAGGACCACCATACTTGGTATGATGGTATATTGAATTAAGTTTCTCCCTCAAAGGATTTATGAATATGTAGTTTAGTTTAGCCTATTTTGTTTTGAATGGATTAACAGCCAAATACAAAATCAAAGCACCCTACCACAGATAGAACAaggagacagatatttcaccggatgtataactGTGACGCAACCatttggcgtttccactcactacccaatatggtagtgagaggaagccgaGTGGCCAGCAGTGGGAGAACATGCAACAAGATGGATTTTGGCTGACATTCTGCATATTTTCTCatcaatgaaacatttgatctcaattaCAATTTTCTGTTCCCGAAACTagaatctgttatgaacagagttGACTACGTTTTGTAGACTTTAATCTTTGCCAAAGTTGTAAAAAATGGCATTGTTTAGTAGTGCAAAGGCAAATTAAATTTCACACgcgcacttcacagagtaggcgttccctaaaaTAAATTAGCAGTTGTTTGCTAGAACGGGATAATAGGATCTTGCTAGCTTGTGCTTGGCTCTGCctacctccttgcttgttcttcccactatgactcatttgttcctattggaaatgacaggctgtggtctatcttggtttagttatacAAATCTTTGAATCTACTACAGCACTCTCCCGAAGTAGTGCAGTCGGGTAGGTTAGATGTCTGTCCTTTTATTTTCTTGGATTTGGGAAATACCGTCTTCTGTCTCCAAAATGTAACTTTTCGCATAATCTATTTGAATGCAAAACAATGATGGGCCATTTATGAAGTAATAGATGAATTCAGCTATGGTTAGTGTTGAATGGTTCAAGTAGGATTGGCTTTATTGTGAGTGCAGTTTCATATTGTGCCATTGACACTTGTTACTCAATGCTAGCTGTCAGGATCTTTGTCACAGCAACAGTGAAAGATAAAATTGACAATCAGCACTGCCAATTTCTAAATGTAGTATCAACTCCGTCCATCCGGGACACACTTTTGAGAAAATCAAACACACTCGGTGCCTAAATCTAgtactgtatgtgctgttttTGGTATGAACATCACATTCACTGAATGAAGAGTTAATTGAAATGACTCGGTCCATATGTTTCGTAATTTATCTCTTAAAGATGTTGACTTAGTAGTTATTTAAGTTAGGGTTCATTTGTCAAATTAACACCCATTGTTTTCCTCAGTCTAAAATGGTATGTCTTGAGCTATTGTCCCTAGTAACCCAAGGAAGCACTTGTATTTCTCAGATATTGTTTTATGTCATGTTTTACTTGAGTGAAATTATTTTATCAGGTTAGCGTGTACACTGAAAATGTGATGTTATTTGGGAGTGACTATAATACTTAAATAGTAAccaattatatttattatataaaatatatttttttctctgacaATCTAAAACAATTGCACACATTTGGCAACTGGGACACATTCAATGGTTTGCCATTTATGAAAGAAATGCTGTTAAATATGGGAGGCAAAAAGGTAACTCCCATGATGTCACTAGTTATTACCAATTTATAACAATTACAATTTTCAGTCTTATTATTTCATAGTACTGTCAGTCTGATAAGACATGATTATTTGCAGGGATGCCAGTATGTTGAATGGGCCACTAAAAGGAAGGCATTTACAATGTGATGACTTCTGTATCCACATTTTAATGACCACCTTGCAGATTCATTTGGAGATGGTAGGCTTATTCTGCTAAtgcattattttatttttcaagAAGGTAGTTTGGAGAAGAGTTTGTACTTTGTATTTTATTGTAATTTTCCAAGTAAAAATGATTTTATAAAGGAGTATGGATTTGGAAGTCTTTTGTGCATGTTATTTTGTTTGAATCTTTTTGGGAAAATATTTTCCATAGTTTAAAGGGTCAATCAGCAGTTACATAATTTCTTTGATGTATAAattgatatgtacccattgattcttgaatatAACAAATGCTTAGTTTAACTGTTGAACCCCAAAATATACTATTTATCaattccaatgtttgtaaacaatgtataACACTGTATAGCCTCCAGACCATGGTTAAAACAATCATTTGGATGTCCTAGAATCCATAGCTCtttctatgaatttgagtggttacatttctccatcccggagttttttttttaaccaaaacaGCAGCGGGGAAAAGGCATTATTGTTTCAATAGCTGATTGGCCTTTTAAGTATTTTAGTGAATGGGTGTTATATCATGTTCCTTAAAAAAATTGTTCAACCAGTGTGAAGTAGGCCAGAAACAGATCTTGCCAATAGATGGAGCTAGAGGAGTGCAAACCCAGCAATCAGCCAATTCTAGCATTTGACAGTCTTCCTTGCCCTGTCACTTTGGAGCTCGTGCTTAATTTATTTAAATATTGTTTAATTACTGGtacatgtgtttatgtgtgtgtaatcTTGGCGACGCAGAACCAAATCTTGCATGAAGGCTGTTTTCATCGGTCACGAAAAAACAAGTGCGTGGGAGTTAGATATTTTAGAACATGATGTTATCACACATTACAAATGACAATGGAATCTCCAGGCTTACAGATCAAATATTACTGTAAATCTAATAATGTGACATTTCAACTGGTGCCACGTCTCAAAGTTGATCATGATAAATGTGCCTGTGTGTACACAATTTATTAAATAAACAAACCTTTCAGTTAGATGGCACATGGTTGGTCTGTTATACAGTGACAGTATTTTTCCATTACAAGGCCTGCTATTGTTCAGCAGTGTCCGATGTGAGGACAATGAGGAATACAGTTGGATCAGCCCAGGCAAACGTCTGTACTGTATTCTGACTACTGTGGAAGTTACCGTTAGTCATCCAGGCAAACCGGACTACTGACTCACACTGGCAAACGATCGGTCTCCATCAGAAACATGAATAGCCTGTGTGTATACTATGCACTGCCACTGCAGGCAAACATTTACAGAAATCATTGTTCATGCTTGGAATGTGTGATTCAAAAAAAGGGCACAAAAGATGTATGCAGCAAGGGCACAGTTAGGCGTACGTAATGCACCACAAATGTGGTGTTCTGTATGATTTGCAAAAAAACATTTGGAACTATGGACCTTTGGTACAATCAGAATTAAGATAATTTAATTACTTTAAAAATCTTGCATTTCTGAGTGTATCCTGTGAAAATGTACTGAATGCAATTACCTGTCAATCGCTTACTCCCAATCAGCTGTTGTTGTCAGAACCTTGGAATAACAACTTACAGCCAGTGAACAGATATGACATTAACCTTTAATATTATTCACAGATTTAAAAACATAAACATCTTCATTATTAATCATCAGCTAGCCTCAACTGTACACTGTCATCTTATCTTTATGGACATCAATTCTTTAAGAAATATTTGATTACATCTATTCCTGAATATCATACATATATATTAAGGTTCTGCACCTTTTGCTCCAGTGAAATAACCAGACGCTCTTTTAAAACACTCCCGCTGAACACATTTGTAGAGGGCCGGTGACTATTTTACTTTGGGCTAGTGGCAGTTAGTGGTGACATGATATTTTAAGGACGAGGGTAGCTAACAGCAACAAATTCCTTGACATCATCGAGAGAAACAAGATGTTGGCCGCATTTCACGTGAAAATCTTGGTAGTGCAAATGTGCTTGAGAAAAGATATCAGAAATAGAAGCTAAGAAGCTACATTATATTGCCTCAGACAGAGCAGTAAGCCCATTAGGTTaaagactggctgactgacttcTATTCTATTTCaatggtgtagtagtggtagttatCATAACCTTTATGTGATTGCTCAACTGCCTTGATCCTGTAGTTTTGGCTTTAAATTCCCCTGTCAGTTCTTAACTGTCTACACATTAGCTTTAGAATTAAGTgccacactgacatgttcaagtAGAGAAAAACGATTGGATTCTGTATCGTTACTCTGTGTGTCAGCGCCGCTGCAATGGTTTCTGGGTCCTGAGATCAAGCAAAAAAAGACACAGGAATTGAACGCGATGCTTCTTGCTCATTTGTCATGGACACGTTGGCCAGATGGCTGGGAGAAGTGCTCTGCCAGGATAGAAACAAAAACCACAACAAACATCTCCCATACTGCACTGGGATGCCTCATGGCTTTGGCAGGAGTTTTCTTCTAGACCAACTCGATGTCCCAGAACTGTGTGGCCTGATCAGCAGTGAATTCATTGACAACCAGGTGGTCCCTCTCGAAACTTGTTCTACCTGAAAGACATGACACAAATGGTTCCTTTTAGGGGACAATCTT
This window contains:
- the LOC118391074 gene encoding transducin beta-like protein 2 isoform X1, with protein sequence MEFAALFALTLLIGMLIILVAVAVGKQKGELSEQLEQNEEDSVAERNAVKAPTAKKQKQQRPRKEKAQQHTFSHPLLASSLKSHSGNVTSLDFSSNGKYLATCADDRTVRIWSTKEFLDRDHKCLRANLELDHATLVRFSPDSRAFITWLANGDTIRIFKMTKKDDGSFTFKAAPEDFPKKHKANVINIGIAETGKFIMSASTDTNILIWDLKGEVLASIITNQMTNSYAAISPCGRFVASCGFTPDVKVWEVCFGKGGDFKEVSRAFDLKGHSAGVHSFAFSNDSRRMATVSKDGTWRLWDTDVEYKKQQDPYLLKSVPCQSSEGSRVALSPDARVVAISNGCSVAMYSTSTGQLEEEFHGVHSEEITELRFDINSRYLVCSGDRAVRVFYNAPGYRAAIQDMQAMLKNAQNEGMKQRLQQQIQEAQSTLDTVLTAPKD
- the LOC118391074 gene encoding transducin beta-like protein 2 isoform X2 — translated: MTKKDDGSFTFKAAPEDFPKKHKANVINIGIAETGKFIMSASTDTNILIWDLKGEVLASIITNQMTNSYAAISPCGRFVASCGFTPDVKVWEVCFGKGGDFKEVSRAFDLKGHSAGVHSFAFSNDSRRMATVSKDGTWRLWDTDVEYKKQQDPYLLKSVPCQSSEGSRVALSPDARVVAISNGCSVAMYSTSTGQLEEEFHGVHSEEITELRFDINSRYLVCSGDRAVRVFYNAPGYRAAIQDMQAMLKNAQNEGMKQRLQQQIQEAQSTLDTVLTAPKD
- the LOC118391076 gene encoding B-cell CLL/lymphoma 7 protein family member B-A-like encodes the protein MSGRSVRAETRSRAKDDMKKVMAVIERVRRWEKKWVTVGDTSLRIFKWVPVVDTKEKEKSKAVPVGAVRELNCFSTDPASENPHSSLLDFHDENSNQSSLSDVYQPKVNSSSNSSPQLSEPLSPKNLCDFRTDDSQPPTLGQEIMEDSSLPSELADEPPLLIKEDLLPLTAQEEEECSGAPPLKRVCFEQNSVLQSSPMMSSSMTT